Proteins encoded together in one Oceanobacillus iheyensis HTE831 window:
- a CDS encoding ParM/StbA family protein translates to MTKSRIAAVDVGNDALKGNYGKLENELYIPNVIAPDLEERPVIGIEELDDKEILENIHIRIHSPALSENNLIYRVGSLATKTTNSQELDQGSSKSEEDQTLIMLLTSLALDAVSASDFEEKNGVIDANYTLGTGLPLREVKEGKDVAYRSHLLSSVHQIEFLVTPKYQGKKVNIKFDEVKVYPEGFAAYVNLIMDNDLKVINKDIIDKQILIQDIGGLSTDIAVIRNRNVDDDKAQGFNLGVSESLEQIREEIRTKHGVELDSRRDVVDIITRKNDRNHIMVKGSRTNVHDITDHILLELAKKEYRYLRNVWAKNSQSEICYFVGGGSAVLKDYIKALNNKLDGYNIEFFEDENESIWMMANAYYKLITDFVQKSSPQVVEKEKKTTKSK, encoded by the coding sequence ATGACAAAATCAAGAATTGCTGCAGTAGATGTAGGTAATGATGCTTTAAAAGGAAATTATGGAAAGTTAGAAAATGAATTATATATCCCGAATGTTATTGCACCAGATTTGGAAGAAAGACCAGTAATAGGAATTGAAGAGTTAGATGATAAGGAAATCTTAGAGAATATACATATTCGCATACACTCCCCTGCTCTATCTGAGAATAATCTTATATATAGAGTCGGTAGTTTAGCTACAAAGACAACGAACTCTCAAGAATTAGACCAAGGTAGTAGTAAATCAGAAGAAGATCAAACATTGATTATGTTGTTGACGTCATTGGCACTAGATGCTGTAAGCGCTAGTGATTTTGAAGAGAAAAATGGAGTAATAGATGCAAACTATACACTGGGTACAGGTTTACCTCTGCGAGAAGTAAAAGAAGGTAAAGACGTAGCTTATCGATCCCACTTATTAAGTTCCGTACATCAAATTGAATTTCTTGTAACACCAAAATATCAAGGTAAAAAAGTAAATATAAAGTTTGATGAAGTTAAAGTTTATCCAGAAGGATTCGCTGCTTATGTGAATTTAATAATGGATAATGACTTAAAAGTAATCAACAAGGATATAATAGATAAACAGATTTTGATCCAAGATATCGGTGGTTTATCCACAGATATTGCCGTTATTCGAAATCGAAATGTTGATGATGATAAAGCACAAGGGTTTAATTTAGGTGTATCCGAATCATTGGAACAAATTCGGGAAGAAATTCGAACCAAACACGGAGTAGAATTAGATAGCCGCAGAGATGTAGTGGACATTATTACTAGAAAAAATGATCGAAATCATATTATGGTAAAAGGAAGTCGAACGAATGTCCATGATATTACAGACCATATTTTATTAGAGTTAGCGAAAAAAGAGTATCGCTATTTAAGAAATGTATGGGCGAAGAATTCCCAATCTGAAATTTGCTATTTTGTGGGTGGGGGATCGGCTGTATTAAAAGATTATATTAAGGCGTTAAACAATAAGTTAGATGGCTATAATATTGAATTCTTTGAAGATGAAAACGAGAGCATTTGGATGATGGCGAATGCGTACTATAAGCTAATCACCGACTTTGTGCAAAAATCTTCTCCACAAGTAGTGGAAAAAGAAAAAAAGACTACGAAATCAAAATAA
- a CDS encoding RNA polymerase sigma factor → MADDEKKLIKKIKKGNQQAFQKLYQLHVDYALRTAYAISKNKNDASDIVQETFIRVFRNIDSYDINRPFRAWLYRILINESNRLLRKRTRSEVTIDSEQLLDYLGRQSTQSKPLDELDEAIDELEEHHKTVIILKYLNGFSEKEIAEILELNQNTVKSRLYQARNKLRSKLGGREHEWE, encoded by the coding sequence ATGGCAGATGACGAGAAGAAGCTGATAAAGAAAATTAAAAAAGGGAATCAGCAAGCGTTTCAAAAGCTTTATCAGTTACACGTTGACTATGCACTAAGAACAGCATATGCCATTTCTAAAAATAAGAATGATGCATCCGACATTGTACAGGAGACTTTTATACGTGTATTTCGAAATATTGATAGCTATGATATCAACCGTCCCTTCAGAGCTTGGCTCTATCGGATACTCATAAATGAATCGAATCGATTATTAAGAAAGCGTACTCGTTCAGAAGTAACCATAGACTCAGAGCAATTATTAGATTATTTAGGTCGACAGTCAACACAATCTAAACCATTAGATGAGTTAGATGAAGCAATCGATGAATTAGAGGAGCATCATAAAACCGTTATCATATTAAAATATTTGAATGGATTTAGTGAAAAAGAAATTGCTGAAATTCTCGAGTTGAATCAAAACACGGTGAAATCAAGGTTATATCAAGCAAGGAATAAACTACGTTCCAAGTTAGGAGGGAGAGAACATGAGTGGGAATAA